Proteins co-encoded in one Ponticoccus alexandrii genomic window:
- a CDS encoding RelA/SpoT family protein: MISAEDLVSLVHNYNPRTDEALIRAAYDYGRAMHDGQFRKSGEPYFTHPVAVAAILTEQQLDDAAIITALLHDTIEDTRASYTEVRDRFGQEVADLVDGVTKLTNLQLTSSETKQAENFRKLLMAMSKDLRVILVKLADRLHNMRTIRAMKPEKQMQKARETMEIFAPLAGRMGMQSMREELEDLAFRVLNPQGRDSIIRRFVTLQKETGDVIHRITKDMRKELEKAGVDADVFGRAKKPYSIWRKMEEKKTGFSRLSDIYGFRIITRSEADCYTALGAIHQRWRAVPGRFKDYISQPKSNGYRSIHTTVSGRDGKRVEVQIRTRQMHEVAETGVAAHWSYRDGQRAENPFAVDPAKWIASLTESFETEEDHDAFMEAVKLEMYSDKVFCFTPKGDVVKLPRGATPLDYAYAIHTRIGSKCVGAKVDGIRVPLWTRLKNGQSVEIITAEGQTPQATWLDIAQTGKAKTAIRRALREANKERYARLGRELARVAFERHGKKCTDKVLAKAADTLRKDDVETLLAQLGSAELAPRAVVEAVYPNLVIVDAQLADADNPVIGLDHNQNFSRAPCCQPLPGERIMGLSRPGRGVQVHAIDCAALADFEDESAPWLDLHWAEGTHPAAYPVSLELVIGNDAGVLGRICTLIGEQKANISDLNFVDRKPDFYRLMLDVELRDAGHLHSVISALEAENNVASVERRRDPGLAAAHAAAAR; encoded by the coding sequence ATGATTTCGGCCGAAGACCTCGTTTCGCTGGTCCATAACTACAATCCCCGCACCGACGAGGCGCTTATCCGCGCGGCCTACGATTATGGCCGCGCGATGCACGACGGGCAGTTCCGCAAGAGCGGAGAGCCCTATTTCACCCATCCCGTCGCCGTTGCCGCCATCCTGACCGAGCAGCAGCTTGACGACGCGGCGATCATCACCGCCCTTCTGCATGACACGATCGAGGACACCCGCGCCTCTTACACCGAGGTGCGCGACCGCTTCGGGCAGGAGGTCGCCGATCTTGTCGACGGCGTGACCAAGCTGACCAACCTTCAGCTGACCAGCTCCGAGACCAAGCAGGCCGAGAACTTCCGCAAGCTCCTGATGGCGATGTCCAAGGATCTGCGGGTGATCCTCGTGAAGCTGGCCGACCGGTTGCACAACATGCGCACGATCCGCGCGATGAAGCCGGAAAAGCAGATGCAGAAGGCGCGCGAGACCATGGAGATCTTCGCGCCCCTTGCCGGCCGCATGGGCATGCAGTCGATGCGAGAAGAGCTCGAGGACCTCGCCTTCCGCGTCCTGAACCCGCAGGGCCGCGATTCGATCATCCGCCGCTTCGTGACCTTGCAAAAGGAAACCGGCGACGTGATCCACCGGATCACCAAGGACATGCGCAAAGAGCTGGAAAAGGCCGGCGTCGATGCGGATGTCTTCGGCCGGGCCAAGAAGCCCTATTCCATCTGGCGCAAGATGGAGGAGAAGAAGACCGGCTTCTCGCGCCTGTCCGACATCTACGGGTTCCGCATCATTACCCGCTCTGAGGCCGATTGCTACACCGCGCTTGGCGCGATCCACCAGCGGTGGCGCGCGGTGCCGGGCCGCTTCAAGGATTACATCAGCCAGCCCAAGTCCAACGGCTACCGGTCGATCCACACCACGGTCTCGGGCCGCGACGGCAAGCGGGTCGAGGTGCAGATCCGTACCCGCCAGATGCACGAGGTCGCCGAAACCGGCGTGGCCGCGCATTGGTCCTACCGCGACGGCCAGCGGGCCGAGAACCCCTTCGCCGTCGATCCCGCCAAATGGATCGCCTCGCTGACAGAAAGCTTCGAGACCGAAGAGGATCACGACGCCTTCATGGAGGCCGTGAAGCTGGAGATGTATTCCGACAAGGTCTTCTGCTTCACCCCCAAGGGCGACGTGGTGAAACTGCCGCGCGGCGCGACACCGCTGGACTATGCCTATGCGATCCACACCCGGATCGGCTCGAAATGCGTGGGCGCCAAGGTCGACGGCATCCGGGTGCCGCTCTGGACCCGGCTGAAGAACGGCCAGTCGGTCGAGATCATCACCGCCGAGGGCCAGACCCCGCAGGCGACATGGCTCGATATCGCGCAGACCGGCAAGGCCAAGACCGCGATCCGCCGCGCCCTGCGCGAGGCCAACAAGGAGCGCTATGCCCGGCTGGGCCGGGAACTGGCGCGCGTGGCCTTCGAACGCCACGGCAAGAAATGCACCGACAAGGTGCTGGCCAAGGCCGCCGACACACTGCGCAAGGACGACGTCGAGACGCTTCTGGCGCAGCTTGGCAGTGCCGAGCTTGCGCCGCGCGCAGTCGTCGAGGCGGTCTATCCCAATCTCGTGATCGTCGATGCGCAGCTGGCCGACGCCGACAACCCGGTCATCGGCCTTGATCACAACCAGAATTTCTCGCGCGCGCCGTGCTGCCAGCCGCTTCCCGGAGAGCGCATCATGGGCCTGTCTCGGCCCGGCCGCGGCGTGCAGGTGCATGCCATCGACTGCGCCGCGCTGGCCGACTTCGAAGACGAAAGCGCCCCCTGGCTCGATCTGCACTGGGCCGAGGGCACGCATCCCGCCGCCTACCCGGTGTCTCTTGAACTGGTGATCGGCAACGACGCGGGTGTCCTGGGTCGGATTTGCACATTGATCGGAGAGCAGAAGGCCAATATCTCGGATCTGAACTTTGTAGACAGGAAACCAGATTTTTACAGGCTGATGCTGGATGTCGAATTGCGCGATGCAGGCCATTTGCACTCTGTGATCTCGGCGCTGGAAGCGGAAAACAACGTCGCCTCGGTCGAGAGGCGCCGCGACCCCGGCCTTGCGGCGGCGCACGCGGCGGCGGCCAGGTAA
- a CDS encoding Pr6Pr family membrane protein, which produces MSRSARLFALLLALLCWVVLVTHVRLGLARAPEASLWQELWRTGRYFTILTNGLTAVSMTAVALGWRVPAVWAAGLTLWMGIVGIVYHALLAMDFDGLRWWTDQGLHTAVPIALFLWWLAFAPRAGLVWRHALWWIGWPGLYMLYALIRGEIDGRHPYFFIDPPKIGWGPVLLWIVALGVVFWLAGLVLVALAKRLSRDRPRPEDAVPDGLPPR; this is translated from the coding sequence ATGTCGCGCTCTGCCCGCCTCTTTGCCCTGCTTCTGGCCCTCTTGTGCTGGGTCGTTCTGGTAACCCATGTCCGCCTTGGGCTGGCCCGCGCTCCCGAGGCTTCGCTTTGGCAGGAGCTATGGCGGACCGGGCGTTATTTCACCATTCTCACCAACGGGTTGACCGCTGTTTCCATGACGGCGGTGGCCCTGGGCTGGCGGGTTCCGGCGGTCTGGGCGGCGGGGCTGACCCTGTGGATGGGGATCGTGGGCATCGTGTATCACGCGCTGCTGGCGATGGACTTCGATGGGCTGCGCTGGTGGACGGATCAGGGCCTGCACACCGCTGTACCCATCGCCCTGTTCCTGTGGTGGCTGGCCTTCGCGCCACGGGCCGGGCTGGTGTGGCGGCACGCGCTTTGGTGGATCGGCTGGCCGGGGCTTTACATGCTCTACGCGCTGATCCGCGGAGAGATCGACGGGCGGCATCCGTATTTCTTCATCGATCCGCCGAAGATCGGCTGGGGGCCGGTCCTGCTGTGGATTGTCGCGCTGGGGGTGGTCTTCTGGCTGGCGGGGCTGGTGCTGGTGGCGCTTGCGAAGAGGCTCAGCCGAGACCGTCCTCGTCCAGAAGATGCCGTCCCTGACGGTCTTCCACCTCGATGA
- the lepB gene encoding signal peptidase I → MAKEEKKGGIVETIKTIVYALLIAGVFRTFLFQPFWIPSGSMKDTLLIGDFLFVNKMAYGYSYASCPSIIIPRFGIDIDAKDFCGWADGDNTRLFGGEPQRGDVVVFRHPVTGRDFIKRLIGLPGDRIQMKAGLLHINDQPVTVEPDGQFAETAAPQGPQGLRPRCKEGPVGAGGSCTKDKFIETLPGGTQHSILDIAMQGSDNTSVYTVPEGHFFFMGDNRDNSSDSRVPNIAQGVGFVPYENLVGRADRVMFSSAGRSMLYFWTWRSDRFFHRID, encoded by the coding sequence ATGGCGAAAGAAGAAAAGAAGGGCGGCATCGTCGAGACCATCAAGACGATCGTCTACGCGCTGCTCATCGCGGGCGTCTTCCGCACCTTCCTGTTCCAGCCCTTCTGGATTCCCTCGGGCTCGATGAAGGACACGCTGCTGATCGGCGACTTCCTCTTCGTCAACAAGATGGCCTATGGCTATTCCTACGCCTCGTGCCCCTCGATCATCATTCCGCGCTTCGGCATCGACATTGACGCCAAGGACTTCTGCGGCTGGGCCGACGGCGACAACACCCGCCTGTTCGGCGGCGAGCCGCAGCGCGGCGACGTCGTGGTCTTCCGCCACCCGGTCACCGGGCGCGACTTCATCAAGCGGCTGATCGGCCTGCCCGGAGACCGCATCCAGATGAAGGCCGGCCTGCTCCACATCAACGACCAGCCGGTGACGGTTGAACCCGACGGCCAGTTCGCCGAGACCGCCGCGCCGCAGGGCCCGCAGGGGCTGCGCCCGCGCTGCAAGGAGGGTCCGGTGGGCGCCGGAGGCAGCTGCACCAAGGACAAGTTCATCGAGACCCTGCCCGGCGGCACCCAGCATTCGATCCTCGACATCGCCATGCAGGGGTCGGACAACACCTCGGTCTATACCGTGCCCGAGGGTCACTTCTTCTTCATGGGCGACAACCGCGACAACTCTTCGGACTCGCGCGTGCCCAATATCGCGCAGGGCGTCGGTTTTGTGCCTTATGAGAACCTCGTGGGCCGCGCCGACCGGGTGATGTTCTCCTCCGCCGGACGCTCCATGCTGTACTTCTGGACCTGGCGCTCCGACCGCTTCTTCCACCGCATCGACTGA
- a CDS encoding DUF2062 domain-containing protein, whose product MVFKRRDRRPIWRIVVEALWPKGGWGRAARYVRLRLNRLPDPPHKIARGIFAGVFTTFTPFYGLHFVVAGMLALVLRGNVIAALLSTFFGNPLTYVPIGVASLKTGYWLLDMGKGPHPQPGDHHGNLVDKFFAAGADLWDNLLAAAYGEATDWTRLDIFYNEVFYPYMIGGILPGIICGLIAYYISLPLISAFQNRRKGVIKAKLAELKKRKAEAARKG is encoded by the coding sequence GTGGTCTTCAAAAGGCGGGATCGGCGCCCGATCTGGCGGATCGTGGTCGAGGCGCTCTGGCCCAAGGGGGGCTGGGGGCGCGCGGCCCGTTACGTTCGCCTGCGGCTGAACCGCCTGCCGGACCCGCCGCACAAGATCGCGCGCGGTATATTTGCCGGTGTCTTCACCACCTTCACGCCGTTCTACGGCCTGCATTTCGTCGTGGCGGGGATGCTGGCGCTGGTGCTGCGCGGCAACGTGATCGCGGCGCTGCTCTCGACCTTCTTCGGCAACCCGCTGACCTACGTGCCGATCGGCGTCGCCTCTCTCAAGACCGGCTACTGGCTGCTCGACATGGGCAAGGGGCCGCATCCGCAGCCCGGCGACCATCACGGCAATCTCGTTGACAAGTTCTTCGCCGCCGGGGCCGACCTGTGGGACAACCTGCTGGCCGCCGCCTATGGCGAGGCGACGGACTGGACCCGGCTGGACATCTTCTACAACGAGGTTTTCTACCCCTACATGATCGGCGGCATCCTGCCCGGCATCATCTGCGGGCTGATCGCCTACTACATCTCTCTGCCGCTGATCTCGGCCTTCCAGAACCGCCGCAAGGGCGTGATCAAGGCCAAGCTCGCGGAGTTGAAGAAGCGCAAGGCCGAAGCCGCACGCAAAGGCTGA
- a CDS encoding DMT family transporter, with translation MTDNLRGALWMILAMLGFGIEDAFFKAATATSGITAGMATLQFGLFAMLIYAGYALARNVPLWTRDYLRGPLLIRTGFEITGRLFFALSLAYTPLSTTSAILQAAPLFVMLGAALVLKEKIGPRRWAAMAVGFVGVLLIVRPTPAAFQPNAILALLGMIGFAGRDLMTRVAPPRVHTVQMGLLGFAVVTVAGLIILMFEPGAPRLPEATAAALVTGTALSGVLGYTAMTLAMRTGEVGVVAPFRYSRLIVALILAYLLFDERPDALTLTGAALIVTAGTYSLIRDNRRRAAKP, from the coding sequence ATGACAGACAACCTGCGCGGCGCCCTCTGGATGATCCTCGCCATGCTGGGCTTCGGGATCGAGGACGCCTTCTTCAAGGCCGCCACGGCGACCTCCGGCATCACGGCGGGCATGGCCACCCTGCAGTTCGGCCTTTTCGCGATGCTGATCTACGCGGGCTACGCGCTGGCCCGGAATGTGCCGCTCTGGACCCGCGACTACCTGCGCGGCCCGCTGCTGATCCGCACGGGCTTCGAGATCACCGGGCGGCTCTTCTTCGCCCTCTCGCTTGCCTACACGCCGCTGTCGACGACCTCGGCCATCCTGCAGGCCGCACCGCTCTTCGTCATGCTGGGCGCGGCACTGGTGCTGAAGGAAAAGATCGGCCCGCGCCGCTGGGCCGCCATGGCGGTGGGCTTCGTGGGCGTGCTGCTGATCGTCCGCCCGACGCCCGCTGCCTTCCAGCCCAACGCCATCCTCGCCCTGCTCGGCATGATCGGCTTCGCGGGCCGCGACCTGATGACCCGCGTCGCGCCGCCCCGCGTGCACACCGTGCAGATGGGCCTGCTGGGCTTTGCCGTCGTCACCGTCGCGGGCCTCATCATCCTGATGTTCGAACCCGGCGCGCCCCGACTGCCCGAAGCCACCGCCGCCGCCCTCGTCACCGGCACGGCGCTCAGCGGAGTGCTCGGCTACACCGCCATGACGCTGGCCATGCGCACCGGAGAGGTGGGCGTCGTCGCGCCCTTCCGCTATTCCCGCCTGATCGTGGCGCTGATCCTCGCCTACCTGCTCTTCGACGAACGCCCCGATGCGCTGACACTGACCGGCGCCGCGCTGATCGTCACCGCGGGCACCTACTCGCTGATCCGCGACAACCGCCGCCGAGCTGCAAAACCCTGA
- the rpoZ gene encoding DNA-directed RNA polymerase subunit omega: MARVTVEDCVDKVPNRFELVMLAAHRAREISSGAALTVDRDNDKNPVVALREIAEETQSTDELRERLIESNQNQIEVDEPEDDTMALLMGAEQDKPAEDDLSEEKLLRALMEAQGQG, translated from the coding sequence ATGGCCCGCGTGACGGTAGAAGATTGTGTTGACAAGGTCCCGAACCGGTTCGAACTGGTGATGCTCGCCGCCCACCGCGCGCGCGAGATCTCTTCCGGTGCCGCGCTGACGGTCGACCGCGACAACGACAAGAACCCAGTCGTCGCCCTGCGCGAGATCGCCGAAGAGACCCAGTCCACCGACGAACTGCGCGAACGGCTGATCGAGTCGAACCAGAACCAGATCGAGGTTGACGAGCCCGAGGACGACACCATGGCGCTGCTCATGGGTGCCGAACAGGACAAGCCGGCGGAAGACGACCTGTCGGAAGAAAAGCTCCTGCGGGCGCTGATGGAAGCCCAGGGACAGGGCTGA
- the acpS gene encoding holo-ACP synthase: MILGIGSDLANIERIAATLDRFGDRFCNRVFTETEQRKAERRKDVAGTYAKRWAAKEACSKALGTGLSMGISWKDMAVSNLPTGQPVMQVTGWAAERLAAMTPEGFEAIIHVTLTDDHPWAQAFVVIEARRISRGIP; encoded by the coding sequence ATGATCCTCGGAATCGGCAGCGATCTCGCCAATATAGAGCGCATCGCCGCGACCCTCGATCGCTTCGGCGACCGCTTCTGCAACCGCGTCTTCACCGAGACCGAGCAGCGCAAGGCCGAGCGGCGTAAGGATGTGGCCGGCACCTACGCCAAACGCTGGGCCGCGAAAGAGGCCTGCTCGAAGGCGCTGGGGACCGGGCTGAGCATGGGCATCTCGTGGAAGGACATGGCGGTCTCGAACCTGCCCACCGGCCAGCCGGTGATGCAGGTCACGGGATGGGCAGCCGAACGGCTGGCGGCGATGACGCCCGAGGGCTTCGAGGCAATCATCCACGTCACCCTCACCGATGACCACCCCTGGGCGCAGGCCTTCGTGGTGATCGAGGCGCGCCGAATCAGTCGGGGAATTCCTTAA
- the folK gene encoding 2-amino-4-hydroxy-6-hydroxymethyldihydropteridine diphosphokinase, with the protein MVQEFLIALGSNLGSSAGGPAATLAAALSALATQGVGLRRVSRFFATPCFPAGAGPDYVNACAMVRAPLSPDELLLRLHSVEQAFDRERIQRWGSRTLDLDLMAMGDRVLPDAETQTEWRALPLEDQTRASPGTLILPHPRMQDRAFVLGPLADIAAGWFHPLLCRNVAQMLADLPPEDRAALRPLPGTRL; encoded by the coding sequence ATGGTACAAGAATTCCTCATTGCTCTCGGGTCCAACCTTGGCTCCTCTGCCGGCGGCCCTGCGGCCACGCTGGCTGCGGCGCTTTCTGCTCTGGCCACGCAGGGGGTCGGACTGCGGCGGGTCAGCCGCTTTTTTGCCACGCCATGCTTCCCGGCAGGCGCCGGCCCGGACTATGTAAACGCCTGCGCCATGGTGCGCGCGCCGCTCTCACCCGACGAACTCTTGTTAAGGCTGCATTCCGTCGAGCAGGCCTTCGACCGGGAACGCATCCAGAGATGGGGCAGCCGGACGCTCGACCTTGATCTTATGGCGATGGGGGACCGGGTGCTGCCCGATGCGGAAACCCAGACCGAATGGCGCGCCCTGCCCCTTGAGGATCAGACCCGCGCCAGCCCCGGAACCCTGATCCTGCCGCACCCCCGGATGCAGGACCGCGCCTTCGTGCTGGGTCCGCTGGCCGACATCGCGGCGGGTTGGTTCCACCCCCTGCTGTGCCGAAATGTCGCGCAGATGCTCGCCGATCTGCCGCCCGAAGATCGCGCGGCCCTGCGCCCGCTGCCGGGAACCCGCTTGTAA
- a CDS encoding lytic murein transglycosylase, translating to MTLNRRLVMMAPAALWLAGCGAGMAVPDVARPDPELEPGLRPQPNADYDAWVLAFKDRARRRGITDAVLTAGFRGQGYLPGVIERDRNQTEFKRSLEDYLAIVAPEEKVIFGRRMVGAQRAALAQVEARYGVSADILGSIWGLESYFGTRRGKIPVISATSTLAWEGRRGAFFESNLMNALRLLQTGDARPDQLVGSWAGAMGHTQLIPDAYQRHAVDFDGDGKRDIWSDNPIDAFATTARFLSDAGWRRGQPWGLEVRLPQGFDAAIGRGNRRSVAQWQALGVTAARGGALPDAGPAAVLAPMGLGAPAFLVFHNFNMILRYNPSENYGLGVGYMAGRLAGGGPLVASFGPDDNGLTLQDRKALQAGLTRAGFDAGTPDGVMGKKTEAAISAYQAANGLSVTGQPSRGLLDRLR from the coding sequence ATGACACTCAACAGGCGTCTGGTCATGATGGCGCCCGCGGCTCTCTGGCTTGCGGGATGCGGGGCGGGGATGGCGGTCCCCGATGTCGCGCGCCCCGACCCGGAGCTGGAACCGGGCCTGCGCCCGCAGCCAAATGCGGACTACGATGCCTGGGTCCTGGCCTTCAAGGACCGCGCCCGGCGGCGCGGGATCACCGACGCGGTGCTGACGGCGGGTTTTCGCGGGCAGGGCTACCTGCCCGGCGTGATCGAACGCGACCGCAATCAGACCGAGTTCAAACGCTCGCTGGAAGATTACCTTGCCATCGTCGCCCCCGAGGAGAAGGTGATCTTCGGGCGCCGGATGGTCGGGGCGCAGCGCGCGGCGCTTGCGCAGGTCGAAGCCCGCTACGGCGTCTCTGCCGATATCCTCGGATCGATCTGGGGGCTCGAAAGCTACTTCGGCACACGGCGCGGCAAGATCCCGGTGATCTCGGCCACCTCGACGCTGGCCTGGGAGGGGCGGCGCGGCGCCTTTTTCGAATCGAACCTGATGAATGCCCTGCGTCTCCTGCAGACCGGGGACGCGCGGCCTGACCAGCTGGTCGGCAGCTGGGCCGGGGCGATGGGGCACACGCAGCTGATCCCGGATGCCTACCAGCGCCATGCGGTCGATTTCGACGGCGACGGCAAGCGGGACATCTGGTCGGACAACCCCATTGACGCCTTCGCGACGACGGCGCGTTTCCTGTCGGACGCAGGCTGGCGCCGTGGCCAGCCCTGGGGACTGGAAGTGCGGCTGCCGCAGGGCTTCGACGCCGCCATCGGGCGCGGCAACCGGCGATCGGTGGCGCAGTGGCAGGCGCTGGGCGTGACCGCCGCCCGGGGCGGAGCGCTGCCCGACGCCGGACCGGCGGCGGTGCTGGCGCCGATGGGGCTGGGCGCACCCGCCTTCCTGGTCTTCCACAACTTCAACATGATCCTGCGCTACAACCCTTCCGAGAACTACGGCCTTGGCGTGGGCTACATGGCCGGGCGCCTTGCCGGGGGTGGTCCGCTGGTTGCGTCCTTCGGTCCGGACGACAACGGGCTGACGCTGCAGGACCGGAAGGCCCTGCAGGCGGGACTGACGCGTGCAGGTTTCGACGCCGGCACGCCGGATGGTGTCATGGGCAAGAAGACCGAGGCCGCGATCTCGGCCTATCAGGCGGCCAATGGGCTGAGCGTCACCGGCCAGCCCTCGCGCGGCTTGCTTGATCGTCTGCGCTAG
- a CDS encoding pyridoxine 5'-phosphate synthase gives MSATRLRLGVNIDHVATVRNARGSAYPDPIRAAKLAEEAGADGITAHLREDRRHISDADIEGLMEALSVPLNFEMAATDEMQKIALRHRPHAVCIVPEKREERTTEGGLEVAKDENRLAHFIAPLREAGCRVSIFIAADRAQIEAAHRIGAQVIELHTGAYCDLHAEGRMAERDAELARLAEMARFAHGLGLEVHAGHGLTYDTVTPIAALPELMELNIGHFIVGEAIFRGLTPAIHEMRRLMDAARG, from the coding sequence ATGTCCGCCACCCGCCTCCGCCTCGGCGTCAACATCGACCACGTCGCCACCGTCCGCAACGCCCGCGGCAGCGCCTATCCCGACCCGATCCGCGCCGCGAAGCTGGCCGAAGAGGCAGGCGCCGACGGCATCACCGCGCACCTGCGCGAGGACCGCCGCCACATCTCGGACGCCGACATCGAGGGCCTGATGGAGGCGCTCTCCGTGCCGCTCAACTTCGAGATGGCCGCCACCGACGAGATGCAGAAGATCGCGCTCCGCCACCGGCCCCACGCGGTCTGCATCGTCCCCGAAAAGCGCGAAGAGCGCACCACCGAGGGCGGCCTCGAAGTGGCCAAGGACGAGAACCGGCTGGCGCATTTCATCGCCCCCCTGCGCGAGGCGGGCTGCCGGGTGTCGATCTTCATCGCCGCCGACCGCGCCCAGATCGAGGCGGCGCACCGCATCGGCGCGCAGGTGATCGAGCTGCACACCGGCGCCTATTGCGACCTCCACGCCGAGGGCCGCATGGCAGAGCGCGACGCCGAACTGGCCCGCCTCGCCGAAATGGCGCGTTTCGCCCACGGCCTCGGGCTCGAGGTCCATGCGGGCCACGGTCTGACCTACGACACCGTCACGCCCATTGCCGCGCTGCCGGAACTGATGGAACTCAACATTGGCCATTTCATCGTGGGCGAGGCCATCTTCCGCGGCCTCACCCCGGCGATCCACGAAATGCGCCGTCTGATGGACGCGGCGCGCGGCTAG
- the rnc gene encoding ribonuclease III, producing the protein MAQAKLSADLQALQDRLGHAFADPRLLRRAVTHASMSGPGREDNQRLEFLGDRVLGLVMAEALLRADRKASEGQLAPRYNALVRKETCADVAREVGLGEALKLGRSEQMSGGRRKLALLGDAMEAVIAAVYLDAGFEVAQTLILRLWGDRIGSVEDDAKDAKTALQEWAQGRGLPPPVYAVIERTGPDHAPVFTIEAQLSTGEAAQATAPAKRQAEQAAAKALLDRLD; encoded by the coding sequence ATGGCGCAGGCAAAGCTATCGGCGGATCTTCAGGCGCTTCAGGACCGGCTGGGCCATGCCTTCGCCGACCCGCGCCTGCTGCGCCGCGCCGTGACCCATGCCTCGATGTCCGGCCCCGGGCGCGAGGACAACCAGCGGCTCGAATTCCTCGGCGACCGGGTGCTGGGGCTGGTCATGGCCGAAGCGCTGCTGAGGGCCGACCGCAAGGCCTCGGAAGGCCAGCTAGCGCCGCGCTACAACGCCCTGGTCCGCAAGGAGACCTGCGCCGACGTTGCCCGCGAGGTCGGTCTGGGTGAGGCCCTGAAACTGGGCCGCTCCGAGCAGATGTCCGGCGGCCGCCGCAAGCTGGCGCTTCTGGGCGACGCGATGGAGGCGGTGATCGCCGCCGTCTATCTCGACGCGGGCTTCGAGGTGGCGCAGACGCTGATCCTGCGGCTCTGGGGCGACCGCATCGGCAGCGTCGAGGACGACGCCAAGGACGCCAAGACCGCGTTGCAGGAGTGGGCGCAGGGCCGCGGGTTGCCGCCCCCGGTCTACGCCGTGATCGAACGCACCGGCCCCGACCACGCGCCCGTCTTCACCATCGAGGCGCAACTCTCGACAGGCGAAGCCGCGCAGGCCACTGCCCCCGCCAAGCGACAGGCCGAACAGGCGGCGGCCAAGGCCCTGCTCGACCGGTTGGACTGA
- the era gene encoding GTPase Era, translating to MTTRAGFVALIGEPNAGKSTLTNRMVGAKVSIVTHKVQTTRARIRGVAIEGDAQIVFVDTPGLFQPRRRLDRAMVAAAWGGAADADIVVLLVEAHRGITAGVKAILERLPDLPKNARVALAINKIDRTQAETLLSLSKALNDAYAFERTFMISAERGHGTEDLKAWLGQELPEGPWLYPEDQIADLPLRMIAAEMTREKLTLRLHQELPYQLTVETESWQERDDGSARIDQVIYVARDGHKGIVLGHKGEAVKAISKAAREELEEFLGRKIHLFMQVKVREKWLEEAERYSEMGLDFKDGNT from the coding sequence ATGACCACACGCGCGGGCTTCGTCGCCCTGATCGGAGAGCCCAACGCGGGCAAATCGACTCTCACCAATCGGATGGTCGGGGCCAAGGTCTCGATCGTGACCCACAAGGTCCAGACCACGCGCGCCCGCATCCGCGGTGTCGCCATCGAAGGCGACGCCCAGATCGTCTTCGTCGACACGCCGGGTCTCTTCCAGCCCCGCCGCAGGCTCGACCGCGCCATGGTCGCCGCCGCCTGGGGCGGCGCGGCGGATGCCGACATCGTGGTCCTTCTGGTCGAGGCGCACCGCGGCATCACCGCAGGCGTCAAGGCCATCCTCGAGCGCCTGCCCGACCTGCCCAAAAACGCCCGCGTGGCCTTGGCGATCAACAAGATCGACCGCACGCAGGCCGAGACTTTGCTGAGCCTTTCCAAGGCCCTGAACGACGCCTACGCCTTCGAGCGCACTTTCATGATCTCCGCCGAACGGGGCCACGGCACCGAGGACCTCAAGGCCTGGCTGGGGCAGGAACTGCCCGAGGGCCCCTGGCTCTACCCCGAGGACCAGATCGCCGACCTGCCCCTTCGCATGATCGCCGCCGAGATGACGCGCGAAAAGCTGACGCTCCGCCTGCATCAGGAACTGCCCTACCAACTGACGGTCGAGACGGAAAGCTGGCAGGAACGCGACGACGGCTCCGCCCGCATCGACCAGGTCATCTACGTCGCCCGCGACGGCCACAAGGGCATTGTGCTGGGCCACAAGGGCGAAGCCGTCAAGGCCATCTCCAAGGCCGCCCGCGAGGAACTCGAGGAATTCCTCGGCCGCAAGATCCATCTCTTCATGCAGGTGAAGGTCCGCGAGAAATGGCTCGAAGAGGCAGAGCGCTACTCAGAGATGGGCCTCGACTTCAAGGACGGAAACACCTGA
- a CDS encoding DUF1491 family protein: MTRLATRFWIDAYRRRLALQDIPAFVTAHGDDTAGAVLVKLATLDGQARAFTRGFDLMTGARQWTELAAGPEAEVDAAIARQRGFDPDLWVIEVEDRQGRHLLDEDGLG; encoded by the coding sequence ATGACCCGCCTCGCCACGCGCTTCTGGATAGACGCCTACCGCCGCCGCCTTGCGCTGCAGGACATCCCGGCCTTCGTCACCGCCCACGGCGACGACACGGCGGGGGCCGTTCTGGTGAAACTCGCCACGCTGGACGGGCAGGCCCGGGCCTTCACCCGGGGCTTCGACCTGATGACCGGCGCGCGGCAATGGACCGAACTCGCCGCCGGCCCCGAGGCCGAGGTCGATGCCGCCATCGCGCGTCAGCGCGGTTTCGATCCCGATCTCTGGGTCATCGAGGTGGAAGACCGTCAGGGACGGCATCTTCTGGACGAGGACGGTCTCGGCTGA